AGGTGAGAAACATAAATTGcaccaaagaaaaaataacacgTACCACGTATATTGACATATTGgctaaggttatttattttgacTGAGTCTACCTCATTTTGTTTCTCCTTTATCTCATCTTAGTTAACAGCAGCTTTATTACGATGACTAATACGATTATTACAGTGGATGACCATCTTACAACAGTAGCTATCACATTTGGTACATGTCAAGATAACGAACTTTAAAATGATAAAGCCATGGTTATCACTCAAGTGACGTAACGGTTATTCAAATTGGATACTGATGCAAGTTCTTTATTTCCTATTCAGTTCATTCCTTTACaactaaatttattttatttaaaacatgTACAACTACCATTAACTAACTGAATGTTTAATTGTCAAATGAATACTCAATGACTATTTTCTAAATAGTCTAATTAAGTAGTACCTTAAACAGAGTTCTCGACCATGAGAAGAAATACCTAAACAATTAGCAAAAGTTACACTATAAGGCAGTACATGCGTATGAACAAACACTGCATTAATTGTATACGTATAAGCATGGCTATGAAACTCTACCTCAAAGTGTGAGAAGTATGTGCCTGTAACTCCTGGAAGGCTTGCAGGCCGTGGAGTTTTTGGTGTAGTGGGTTGCTGCTGCCTTTGTGCCGTCTGATCCCCGGGAAATACATCAGCAAACACAGCATCATAAGGCCCAAGTGCATCATCTTGTGTTGTTGTTGACTGAGCATCGTCATGAAGTAGATCAGTATCAGAAATTTCTGAACCAAAGCCACTGGTGGAAACGCTGTCACTGCGAGCCAGTTCCCATGGACACAACCATGTGCTGCCTTCCTTATTAACATTCTGTTGGTTCTTTTGAGTATGTACTGTTATGTTTTGAGGCCAGGCTCTTCCAACTTCGTCATAACTAGAGCATTTTCTTGTAGTAAAGTCTGGATTACGATGCTCTAGTAGGCGTCGTGTGTTGAGATGAGTTTCGCTGGAGGAATAACATCTAGGTAGACGCTGAGGACTTGGGGGAAGTTCTCTAGAACCTTCTTCAATTATAATACCTGAATCGCTCTGTTGTACCCCAGAACTTGGTGAATTAGGAGTTGCTCCTCCTGGTTCAGCCATAGATGCTTCACGTGGACTACCTGGTAACCAGACACCACTTGAAGGTATTGTATTTGAACATGCTGCAGTTGCTGGGATAGGATGTTGAATATGTGACTTCTGTTGTTGTTGATTAAGAGGAACGCTAAGTTCTAAAACTCTTGGACGGCCTTCGTGAGACCCTGCCACTTGTATAGGTACAATAACCTCACGAGGTCTAGGCGCTTCATCTACAGGTCGACGTATTTCACACTTCACTGCAGATTCAGGGAGAGCATtagatttttccttttgtttccatGAATCATCAACAGAAGTCTTACATTCTACTGTCTTTCTTGCCTCCTCTGGTATTGCAAAGTGTTCTTCTTTTTGTCTTCCACCTTCCACTTGAACTTCTAAAACTGACCTTACTTCAGGTTTTGTATGACAAGGTGTAGCAATGACCTGAGTTTCCCGCACAACCAAAGGCTCACTGCGGACATATTTGACTGGTGATGCCTCTCTTTTAACATCAATAATGCAAACAGAGACCTgtcttccttccctctctctcccttgtctAGTCACAGATGAAATTGTGGGAGTAACTTTTGAATCTCCTCTCACCACTTCCTCTCTTTTCACCCCTCTCCCAGCCTCAGATGCACCAATGTTAATTGTGGCACTACTATAATAATTATTGGTTGACCCACTTGTACTATTAACACTATCACTAGATGTAAAGCTTTCTTTTATAGAAGAAATATTAGCCTCACGTCTGTGGTCACTACTAGTCCGACTAGATATTTCTTTACTCTTAAAGAAAGAGTTGAAGGCAGGAGATGAAGGTGACGAGGATGAACCATATTTTTTGAAAGAGAATATTGGGGAATTTGTTGCATCCCTGATAATGGCTGCTGTTGTTGGTGAAGGAGGTAGACAAGTTAAAGGCGTCACTGGTGAGGGACACTTAGGTGTAGCAGGTAATCCATCATCATGGAGCTCGTCTAATGCTGAAGCGAAACTAAGTCTCGCCAGAGCTGTGGAAGGTGACATATCAGGACTATGGGGAGTTGATGATGGGGAGGCTGGGACAGCTTCAAGAGTCGTCTTCAGATTTAAACTCAGAGATTTAGGCATGCTCTGAAGGCCAGCGCAAGCATGTCTTTCAAGAATGGATGAAGTAAAAGCAGACGACGAAGATATGGTGGTAGATGTGccagaagaggagaggagagactcATGAGTACGAAAAAGAACTGGGGCAGAGGAAGGGTCACGTGGACTCGCATCTCGCTTGAGTTGTCGGTCCAGCTCTGCTAGTTGTCCCACAAAGTTAATATTTGGAGATATCGTTGGCCGACGAGTTTTTACATACCTGGAAAGAACATGGGAAGAACAAGGAGTTACCCAGATAACAGATAAGCTGCAAAATATTACCCAtcagtcattttttaaaaatataccaaCAACCCAGACTCATATatcaatggaaaaataaagaatacttACATGTATGCTTCATCGAAGGGAAGTCGTAAATGTTTCATGACATATGCAATTGCAACAGTAGCTGATCTTGAGATGCCAGCGAGACAATGTACCAAAACACATCCGCCAGATTCACGAACCTTATCTGATATAAAGAGAATTAAGAGTCAAGAAAAGTGTATGGATTTA
This window of the Macrobrachium nipponense isolate FS-2020 chromosome 5, ASM1510439v2, whole genome shotgun sequence genome carries:
- the LOC135215233 gene encoding mucin-2-like isoform X1, yielding MDTIKTITPHKLASLIKSKSDKALIIDSRTFCEFNTSHVLNSINVWSSKIRKKRLQQDSISVHDYLQQACQVSDLHDALDIIVYDQNAPSLSAIPQDSFLHVLLNKLGRAFPSVYLLTGGFLEFQARYPELCEDSSKKCTPLTSQSQPCMPVANVGPTRILPFLYLGSQQDANNRQLLSDHNILYELNVSVSCPKPDFVQESHFMRIPVNDNFSEKLLPYFNDAFHFIDKVRESGGCVLVHCLAGISRSATVAIAYVMKHLRLPFDEAYMYVKTRRPTISPNINFVGQLAELDRQLKRDASPRDPSSAPVLFRTHESLLSSSGTSTTISSSSAFTSSILERHACAGLQSMPKSLSLNLKTTLEAVPASPSSTPHSPDMSPSTALARLSFASALDELHDDGLPATPKCPSPVTPLTCLPPSPTTAAIIRDATNSPIFSFKKYGSSSSPSSPAFNSFFKSKEISSRTSSDHRREANISSIKESFTSSDSVNSTSGSTNNYYSSATINIGASEAGRGVKREEVVRGDSKVTPTISSVTRQGREREGRQVSVCIIDVKREASPVKYVRSEPLVVRETQVIATPCHTKPEVRSVLEVQVEGGRQKEEHFAIPEEARKTVECKTSVDDSWKQKEKSNALPESAVKCEIRRPVDEAPRPREVIVPIQVAGSHEGRPRVLELSVPLNQQQQKSHIQHPIPATAACSNTIPSSGVWLPGSPREASMAEPGGATPNSPSSGVQQSDSGIIIEEGSRELPPSPQRLPRCYSSSETHLNTRRLLEHRNPDFTTRKCSSYDEVGRAWPQNITVHTQKNQQNVNKEGSTWLCPWELARSDSVSTSGFGSEISDTDLLHDDAQSTTTQDDALGPYDAVFADVFPGDQTAQRQQQPTTPKTPRPASLPGVTGTYFSHFERSTDPNLDMGVDMGTTVELRRGGRGRMGIEKKDSGYYSFLTEHPPVSPRTMGEGVRHTTSLPWPKERPRDLQLQIASVAVTPPGEVSKSIVSVASSHTPTHTPTTESKISPEKRMTPEKRKSRGSSTEENEEKRRSCEVESHEWTPPRQSINIGAGVRMAQELLRGVEQRLDSEMRELKQRTAAMSSRLRFLGRSDASNSSSGIGSPSSSSSSSGMSSCSSKSPKVHTHIIVTTLGDGDTDDEVLVSNKKKISHSAKECDPPSNIGNSRARSEPPFPGEEGLYRARSCPGLPRSTGSTECNETVSALVSDLQLVRLRGSRQNTSKEKTVNRYSCGALDAHQPIATSAFESCPDFGNLRPCVREGDSIHSSSSSLSSTHSSFTRLLQVS
- the LOC135215233 gene encoding mucin-2-like isoform X2, which encodes MDTIKTITPHKLASLIKSKSDKALIIDSRTFCEFNTSHVLNSINVWSSKIRKKRLQQDSISVHDYLQQACQVSDLHDALDIIVYDQNAPSLSAIPQDSFLHVLLNKLGRAFPSVYLLTGGFLEFQARYPELCEDSSKKCTPLTSQSQPCMPVANVGPTRILPFLYLGSQQDANNRQLLSDHNILYELNVSVSCPKPDFVQESHFMRIPVNDNFSEKLLPYFNDAFHFIDKVRESGGCVLVHCLAGISRSATVAIAYVMKHLRLPFDEAYMYVKTRRPTISPNINFVGQLAELDRQLKRDASPRDPSSAPVLFRTHESLLSSSGTSTTISSSSAFTSSILERHACAGLQSMPKSLSLNLKTTLEAVPASPSSTPHSPDMSPSTALARLSFASALDELHDDGLPATPKCPSPVTPLTCLPPSPTTAAIIRDATNSPIFSFKKYGSSSSPSSPAFNSFFKSKEISSRTSSDHRREANISSIKESFTSSDSVNSTSGSTNNYYSSATINIGASEAGRGVKREEVVRGDSKVTPTISSVTRQGREREGRQVSVCIIDVKREASPVKYVRSEPLVVRETQVIATPCHTKPEVRSVLEVQVEGGRQKEEHFAIPEEARKTVECKTSVDDSWKQKEKSNALPESAVKCEIRRPVDEAPRPREVIVPIQVAGSHEGRPRVLELSVPLNQQQQKSHIQHPIPATAACSNTIPSSGVWLPGSPREASMAEPGGATPNSPSSGVQQSDSGIIIEEGSRELPPSPQRLPRCYSSSETHLNTRRLLEHRNPDFTTRKCSSYDEVGRAWPQNITVHTQKNQQNVNKEGSTWLCPWELARSDSVSTSGFGSEISDTDLLHDDAQSTTTQDDALGPYDAVFADVFPGDQTAQRQQQPTTPKTPRPASLPGVTGTYFSHFERSTDPNLDMGVDMGTTVELRRGGRGRMGIEKKDSGYYSFLTEHPPVSPRTMGEGVRHTTSLPWPKERPRDLQLQIASVAVTPPGEVSKSIVSVASSHTPTHTPTTESKISPEKRMTPEKRKSRGSSTEENEEKRRSCEVESHEWTPPRQSINIGAGVGLVSLERPKRDQPRPLRCSDGPGTSAWCGTAAGL